In Aegilops tauschii subsp. strangulata cultivar AL8/78 chromosome 3, Aet v6.0, whole genome shotgun sequence, one genomic interval encodes:
- the LOC109759598 gene encoding probable E3 ubiquitin-protein ligase RZFP34, with protein MGAVQLESVAAQHAHAKLNVDSLPQGPSLFDGNDTARIDGSKSDEYERFEKGLMQYGCAHYRRRCRIRAPCCNEIFDCRHCHNESKNSIKIDTARRHELPRHELQQVICSLCGTEQEVRQTCISCGVCMGKYFCEVCKLFDDDVSKEQYHCHVCGICRIGGRENFFHCSKCGCCYSKVLKNSHACVEGAMHHDCPICFEYLFESRNDVSVLPCGHTIHEKCLKEMKEHCQFACPLCSKSVCDMSKAWERLDAELATLSNSFDDKMVRILCNDCGAVSEVQFHLIAHKCHNCKSYNTRQI; from the exons ATGGGTGCCGTGCAGCTTGAGTCTGTTGCTGCTCAACATGCACACGCTAAACTAAATGTGGATTCACTTCCTCAAGGCCCTTCGTTGTTTGATGGAAATGACACAGCCAGGATTGATGGTTCTAAGTCTGATGAGTACGAAAGATTTGAGAAGGGATTAATGCAGTATGG ATGTGCGCATTACCGAAGGAGATGCCGCATACGAGCTCCGTGCTGCAATGAGATTTTTGATTGCCGGCACTGCCACAATGAATCAAAG AATTCGATTAAAATTGATACTGCTAGGAGACATGAACTTCCACGCCATGAACTGCAGCag GTCATATGCTCATTGTGTGGCACTGAACAAGAG GTACGACAAACATGCATAAGTTGTGGTGTATGCATGGGAAAGTATTTCTGTGAAGTGTGCAAGCTCTTTGATGATGAT GTCTCAAAAGAGCAGTATCACTGCCATGTGTGTGGAATATGTAG AATTGGTGGCAGGGAGAATTTCTTTCACTGCTCAAAATGCG GATGTTGTTATTCCAAAGTGTTGAAGAACAGTCATGCATGCGTTGAAGGAGCCATGCATCATGACTGTCCAATCTGCTTCGAG TACTTGTTTGAGTCGAGAAATGATGTCTCTGTTTTGCCATGTGGTCATACCATTCATGAAAAATGCTTGAAAGAGATGAAGGAGCATTGCCA ATTTGCATGCCCGCTCTGCTCCAAGTCAGTATGTGACATGTCGAAGGCATGGGAAAGACTGGATGCAGAACTAGCGACTCTGTCAAACTCCTTCGATGATAAAATG GTTCGCATATTGTGCAATGATTGCGGGGCAGTATCAGAGGTGCAGTTCCACTTAATTGCACACAAGTGCCATAATTGCAAGTCGTACAACACCCGGCAGATTTGA
- the LOC109759599 gene encoding FCS-Like Zinc finger 8: MDNCADQSLGQRSIGFFRVPGLFVRLSSKGLNAVDPDSVWSPTSPLDFKNLPSSNTVGTNLKPTGLLGIEADLLKLRTGSPRVGLGLVDALTADEGSLHFGGKNSFLESIKPFLELGLPKAAADASSCQKTGSAGLGAAMKENTGFVHCDCEDEEYTCVIEHGPNPRTTHILKGHTVEVPNGVRSKRPIFTIEPIEEQSWPSMPAAGAASGSCSHCRKRLREDMDTFMYLGEAFCSNECRKCCIEEEIDEVVVELMMLDSGGSSAGLHW, from the exons ATGGACAACTGCGCCGACCAGAGCCTTGGACAGAGGAGCATTGGATTCTTCAGGGTGCCTGGTCTCTTTGTGAGGCTAAGCAGCAAAGGCCTGAATGCAGTGGACCCTGATTCAGTCTGGAGCCCAACCTCTCCTCTGGATTTCAAGAACCTGCCGTCATCAAACACCGTGGGCACCAATCTCAAGCCCACTGGATTGCTAGGCATCGAGGCTGATCTTCTGAAGCTCAGAACCGGCTCCCCGAGAGTCGGTCTTGGCCTTGTCGATGCCCTCACCGCCGATGAGGGCTCGTTGCACTTTGGAGGCAAGAACTCCTTTCTTGAATCCATCAAGCCATTTCTTGAGCTTGGGCTGCCAAAGGCGGCTGCCGATGCATCCTCGTGTCAGAAGACCGGTTCGGCTGGCCTTGGCGCCGCCATGAAGGAGAACACAGGCTTTGTTCATTGTGACTGTGAAGATGAAGAGTACACCTGCGTGATCGAGCACGGCCCGAACCCGAGGACGACGCACATCCTGAAAGGCCACACGGTGGAGGTGCCCAACGGCGTCCGTTCCAAGAGGCCGATTTTCACCATCGAGCCCATCGAGGAGCAGTCATGGCCGTCGATGCCGGCTGCTGGCGCCGCTTCTGGTTCGTGCTCCCACTGCAGGAAGCGGCTGCGAGAGGACATGGACACCTTCATGTATCT GGGCGAGGCGTTCTGCAGCAACGAGTGCAGGAAGTGCTGCATCGAGGAGGAGATCGAtgaggtggtggtggagctcatGATGCTGGATTCCGGCGGCTCCTCTGCTGGTCTGCATTGGTGA